The Bacillota bacterium genome has a window encoding:
- a CDS encoding DUF3343 domain-containing protein, which yields MIISFNSTIHALKASKLLPQGELIPTPRKISASCGLSIRIKGDKNELLSKLESAGIQWSFAGEM from the coding sequence ATGATAATCAGTTTTAATTCAACTATCCACGCTTTGAAAGCATCAAAGCTTTTACCCCAAGGAGAATTAATACCCACACCCAGGAAGATATCGGCTAGTTGCGGATTATCCATACGAATAAAAGGTGACAAGAATGAACTTTTATCAAAGTTAGAAAGTGCCGGTATCCAGTGGAGTTTTGCAGGGGAGATGTAA